From one Tetragenococcus osmophilus genomic stretch:
- a CDS encoding proline--tRNA ligase: MKQSKLLIPTMRENPNDAEAKNLQLLLRAGFIRQVSGGVYAYLPLAMRVLKKMSKIIEEEFEKIGAVEIQMPTLLPLPLLEKSNLDDYDGKAYNLKDRNGKEFVLGSVYEGLISELIGDEISSYKRLPLTLFQTTTKYRNDKRSRLGLFRSHEFILSDAYSFHATTNSLNEMYQAYQKAFNRIFERLGVKVKSLLGDSQINGQTDVLEYMVLSESGDKIGCFSDESDYAADLQAATSAFTSKKSHEPHKEMSKVVFDECKTLAQAAEDLDIPLQKTIKIRFYIAGSQPVLVLVRADQKVNELKVKKMLQVQELKVADETQAEQYFNSPLDSIGPVGVSEDCKIYADLQVQDLANALTGGNEVNTYLKNVNPDDDFPIEQYADLRLVKEGDISPDNKGTLQLKKGIEVGRMIKVGTYFSERLKTAVLDENGQHIPIQMGYYELGISRLLAMVVEQNSEQKGINWPAEIAPFDLHIVQTNMDDENQTVLTNQVEEMMMEAGYQVLVDDRQERGGVKFADADLIGCPVRITVGNKADEGVVGIKFKQTQATIEVKQEELVSTLSILMSSES; this comes from the coding sequence ATGAAACAATCAAAGCTTTTAATTCCAACAATGCGAGAAAATCCAAATGATGCAGAAGCCAAGAATTTACAATTATTATTAAGAGCTGGTTTTATTCGACAAGTATCTGGAGGCGTTTATGCTTATTTGCCTTTAGCAATGCGTGTATTAAAGAAGATGAGTAAAATCATTGAAGAAGAATTTGAAAAAATTGGTGCAGTAGAAATTCAAATGCCAACACTTCTTCCTTTACCCTTGCTAGAAAAGTCGAATTTGGATGATTATGATGGAAAAGCTTATAATTTAAAAGATCGTAATGGGAAAGAGTTTGTTTTAGGCTCAGTTTATGAAGGTTTAATTAGCGAGCTTATTGGCGATGAAATTTCTTCTTATAAACGATTGCCTTTAACGCTTTTTCAAACAACGACAAAATATCGTAACGATAAACGTTCACGCTTGGGGCTATTTCGTAGTCATGAATTTATTTTAAGCGATGCTTACTCTTTTCATGCAACGACAAATAGTTTAAATGAGATGTATCAGGCTTATCAAAAAGCTTTTAATCGTATTTTTGAACGTCTAGGCGTTAAAGTGAAAAGTTTGCTTGGGGATAGTCAAATAAACGGGCAGACCGATGTACTGGAATATATGGTCCTTTCTGAATCAGGAGATAAAATTGGTTGTTTTTCTGATGAAAGTGATTATGCCGCAGATTTACAAGCTGCAACGAGTGCCTTTACTTCCAAAAAATCACATGAGCCTCATAAAGAAATGAGCAAAGTGGTTTTTGATGAGTGTAAGACACTCGCTCAAGCGGCTGAAGATTTGGATATTCCACTGCAAAAGACTATTAAGATACGGTTTTATATAGCAGGTTCTCAGCCCGTACTTGTTTTAGTACGTGCAGATCAGAAGGTAAATGAATTAAAAGTAAAAAAAATGCTACAAGTTCAAGAATTAAAAGTAGCAGATGAAACTCAAGCTGAACAGTATTTTAACTCTCCTTTAGATAGTATCGGCCCGGTCGGTGTTTCTGAAGATTGTAAGATATATGCGGATCTGCAAGTACAAGATCTTGCAAATGCGTTAACAGGTGGAAATGAAGTAAATACTTATTTAAAAAATGTTAATCCGGATGATGATTTTCCTATTGAACAATATGCTGACCTTCGTTTAGTAAAAGAAGGCGATATTTCTCCGGATAACAAAGGAACTTTGCAGCTTAAAAAAGGTATCGAAGTTGGTCGTATGATAAAAGTAGGGACCTATTTTAGTGAACGGTTGAAAACGGCTGTATTGGATGAAAATGGACAACATATCCCCATACAAATGGGGTATTACGAACTAGGTATTAGTCGTTTATTAGCAATGGTTGTAGAACAAAATAGTGAACAAAAAGGCATCAACTGGCCTGCAGAAATTGCACCTTTTGATTTACATATTGTGCAAACAAATATGGACGATGAAAATCAAACAGTTTTAACGAACCAAGTGGAAGAAATGATGATGGAAGCTGGTTATCAAGTTTTAGTAGATGACCGCCAAGAAAGAGGCGGGGTAAAATTTGCTGATGCTGACCTAATTGGTTGTCCGGTACGTATTACTGTAGGTAATAAAGCGGACGAAGGTGTTGTTGGTATCAAATTTAAACAAACGCAAGCTACAATTGAAGTAAAACAAGAAGAACTAGTTTCGACATTGTCTATTTTAATGAGTTCAGAAAGTTGA
- a CDS encoding phosphatidate cytidylyltransferase — MRRRVVTAIIALVLFLPIIFFDFGGISVQLLGALLAIIGVYELFKMKGLALLSFEGIISAIGAVVLVLPNNPWFSYLPDTADKLILFYFVVMLLLGVSVISKNMYTIDEAGFPVLVSLYVGVGFQNFVEARATGLLVLLLGLFIVWATDIGAYMIGKKYGKRQLWPEISPNKTVEGALGGILSAVFVAIVFLILYPGSLYFEYGSFIMIFWTIILSIVGQFGDLVESAIKRHYQVKDSGNILPGHGGILDRFDSMLFVFPIMHLIGLF, encoded by the coding sequence ATGAGACGTCGAGTCGTTACAGCGATTATTGCGTTGGTACTTTTTTTACCCATTATCTTTTTTGACTTTGGCGGAATTTCAGTTCAATTATTGGGAGCTTTGTTAGCTATTATAGGAGTTTATGAACTCTTTAAGATGAAAGGCTTAGCTCTTTTAAGCTTTGAAGGTATAATATCTGCTATTGGTGCTGTTGTTTTGGTATTACCTAATAACCCGTGGTTTTCTTACTTACCTGATACGGCAGATAAACTGATACTTTTTTATTTTGTTGTTATGCTTTTATTAGGAGTATCAGTAATATCTAAAAATATGTATACTATTGATGAAGCCGGTTTTCCGGTATTAGTTAGTCTGTATGTAGGAGTAGGGTTTCAAAACTTTGTGGAAGCAAGAGCAACCGGTTTGTTGGTCTTGTTGTTAGGACTTTTTATAGTATGGGCTACCGATATTGGTGCTTATATGATAGGGAAAAAATATGGAAAGCGTCAATTGTGGCCAGAAATTTCTCCAAATAAAACGGTCGAAGGAGCTTTAGGAGGCATTTTAAGTGCAGTCTTTGTGGCGATTGTTTTCTTAATTCTTTATCCAGGAAGTCTTTATTTCGAATATGGTTCTTTTATAATGATTTTTTGGACGATCATTCTTTCAATCGTTGGACAATTTGGTGATTTAGTGGAATCAGCAATTAAACGTCACTATCAAGTAAAAGATTCTGGAAATATTTTGCCTGGACATGGCGGTATTTTAGATCGTTTTGATAGTATGTTGTTTGTTTTTCCTATTATGCACTTGATTGGTTTATTTTAA
- the rseP gene encoding RIP metalloprotease RseP → MKTLITFLIVFSVVVVIHEFGHFYFAKRAGILVREFSIGMGPKLFSHQAKDGTTYTIRAIPMGGYVRMAGYEEEDELKAGMPVSLEVDENNEVTKINTSQKVQLENAVPIEVTSYDLTDELKITGFINGNEQNVGTYPVSHEAMIIEEDGTQLRIAPRDVQFQSAKLWQRMLTNFAGPMNNFLLTIVLFIVIVFLQGGVPNEDSTVLGEVAPDGAAASAGLQSGDEIVSIDQEDTNSWPELQQVVQQHPDEELTLEVQRGDQTLEVEATPEGVENQDQEVGQLGVQASLKTGFWDKLIGGVEQSWDTLVQILVALKTLVTNFSLDQLGGPVAIFELSNQAAQQGVITSLLLTAMISVNLGIVNLLPIPGLDGGKLLLNIVEAVRGKPISEEKEGLITLVGFGLLMLLMVLVTWNDIQRFFF, encoded by the coding sequence ATGAAGACACTGATTACATTTTTAATCGTCTTCTCAGTAGTTGTGGTGATACATGAATTTGGTCACTTTTATTTTGCTAAAAGGGCAGGGATTTTGGTCCGAGAATTTTCTATCGGAATGGGTCCTAAATTATTTAGTCATCAAGCTAAAGATGGTACAACCTATACTATTCGAGCTATCCCAATGGGTGGTTATGTTCGTATGGCAGGCTACGAAGAAGAAGACGAACTAAAAGCCGGAATGCCGGTGTCGTTAGAAGTAGATGAAAACAACGAAGTCACAAAAATTAACACAAGTCAAAAGGTCCAGTTGGAAAACGCCGTTCCTATAGAAGTAACGAGTTATGATTTAACAGATGAACTAAAAATCACTGGTTTTATTAATGGCAATGAACAAAATGTTGGAACCTATCCTGTTAGTCATGAAGCTATGATTATAGAAGAAGATGGGACGCAATTACGGATTGCTCCACGCGATGTTCAGTTTCAATCGGCCAAATTATGGCAAAGAATGTTGACTAACTTTGCTGGTCCAATGAATAACTTTTTACTGACCATTGTGTTATTTATTGTGATTGTGTTCTTACAAGGTGGGGTGCCTAATGAAGACTCTACTGTACTTGGGGAAGTTGCTCCTGATGGGGCAGCGGCTTCAGCTGGCTTGCAATCAGGAGATGAAATTGTAAGCATTGACCAAGAAGACACAAATAGTTGGCCTGAATTACAACAAGTTGTTCAACAACACCCAGATGAAGAATTGACGCTTGAGGTGCAAAGAGGAGACCAAACCTTAGAAGTAGAAGCAACACCAGAAGGCGTCGAAAATCAAGATCAAGAGGTAGGACAACTTGGTGTACAAGCTTCTTTAAAAACAGGTTTTTGGGATAAGCTAATTGGTGGTGTGGAACAAAGTTGGGATACACTTGTTCAAATATTAGTTGCCTTAAAAACACTAGTTACTAACTTTAGCTTAGATCAACTAGGGGGACCTGTAGCCATTTTTGAATTGTCTAATCAGGCTGCCCAACAAGGCGTCATCACCTCCTTATTATTGACGGCAATGATATCTGTAAACTTAGGTATTGTTAATTTATTGCCAATCCCAGGTTTAGATGGTGGCAAATTATTACTCAATATTGTGGAAGCTGTACGTGGAAAACCGATCAGTGAAGAAAAAGAAGGTCTTATTACTTTGGTAGGATTTGGTTTGTTGATGTTATTGATGGTGCTAGTTACTTGGAATGACATCCAGCGCTTTTTCTTTTAA
- a CDS encoding isoprenyl transferase: MLRFFPEKNKTFQEEQEYTFSSELPVPNHIAIIMDGNGRWAQNRYLPRVAGHKEGMETVKKITKHASNLGVKVLTLYAFSTENWKRPEEEVDFLMQLPVDFFDTFVPELMKKNVRINVMGECDVLPASTQDAIKRAVEATSKNTGMILNFALNYGSRSEMVNAVKNIATDITENNLEVEQITDEMIGNYLMTSFLPKEIRDPEILIRTSGEERISNFLLWQIAYSELLFTKELWPDYNETSLENSIAIFQHRNRRFGGLKKEENK; encoded by the coding sequence ATGTTACGTTTTTTTCCAGAAAAGAATAAAACTTTCCAAGAAGAACAAGAATACACTTTTAGCTCAGAATTGCCCGTTCCTAATCACATTGCTATTATTATGGATGGAAATGGACGTTGGGCGCAAAACCGCTATTTGCCACGTGTAGCTGGTCATAAAGAGGGCATGGAAACGGTCAAAAAGATTACTAAACATGCTTCTAATTTAGGCGTTAAGGTATTAACGCTCTACGCTTTTTCGACAGAAAATTGGAAACGGCCTGAAGAAGAGGTTGATTTTTTGATGCAGTTACCTGTTGATTTTTTCGATACTTTTGTGCCAGAATTAATGAAGAAAAATGTGCGTATAAATGTAATGGGCGAGTGTGACGTCTTACCTGCTTCTACACAAGATGCAATTAAGCGTGCAGTTGAAGCCACTAGTAAAAATACCGGAATGATTTTGAATTTTGCTTTAAACTATGGTAGTCGTTCGGAAATGGTTAACGCGGTGAAAAATATCGCGACAGATATTACAGAAAATAATCTCGAAGTTGAACAAATAACTGACGAGATGATCGGTAATTATTTGATGACAAGTTTTCTGCCAAAAGAAATTCGGGACCCAGAAATTTTGATTCGAACGAGCGGAGAAGAACGAATCAGCAACTTTTTATTATGGCAAATTGCTTATAGTGAATTACTTTTTACCAAAGAGTTATGGCCGGATTATAATGAAACATCACTGGAAAACTCGATTGCCATTTTTCAACATCGTAACCGTCGTTTTGGCGGTTTGAAAAAGGAGGAAAATAAATGA